A DNA window from Sporosarcina sp. ANT_H38 contains the following coding sequences:
- a CDS encoding YolD-like family protein, whose translation MLESIRDRGTKKWTAMMLSEHVRELRIWKDKDNYEERPLLDDFDLQAIQYEIEVAYKRKCLTFVKSWENGKIILHSGVIKEIDVESMCITIYGPFGKDRILVKDIIGVRCEE comes from the coding sequence ATGTTAGAAAGTATTCGTGATCGAGGAACAAAAAAGTGGACGGCTATGATGCTCTCGGAACACGTCAGAGAACTGCGTATATGGAAAGACAAAGATAATTACGAAGAACGTCCGCTACTTGATGATTTTGATTTGCAAGCTATCCAGTATGAAATAGAAGTGGCATATAAAAGGAAATGCCTAACATTCGTGAAGTCGTGGGAAAATGGAAAAATTATTTTACACAGCGGAGTAATAAAAGAAATTGATGTGGAGTCAATGTGTATTACAATCTATGGCCCTTTTGGAAAGGATCGCATACTAGTTAAAGATATAATCGGAGTTCGGTGTGAGGAATAA
- a CDS encoding helix-turn-helix transcriptional regulator, giving the protein MNKEIVIDLISKNVRLIRLEKGYSQERMGTVLGISKKTLVQVEKERTSIGWTNAVVVCALFKDSQILKHILGEEPFEVIETLAHDGMNTPKEKTLGGIIFWNEIAKKGRFRVQHNVVSKHFRVLDDSDYHWYSTFEEKEEVMNRFHELTNE; this is encoded by the coding sequence TTGAATAAAGAAATTGTAATTGATTTGATTTCTAAGAATGTTCGACTGATTCGTCTTGAAAAAGGATATTCTCAAGAAAGAATGGGTACTGTTCTGGGGATTTCTAAAAAGACACTAGTTCAAGTTGAAAAAGAAAGAACATCCATTGGTTGGACGAATGCAGTCGTAGTTTGTGCTTTGTTTAAGGATAGCCAAATCTTAAAACATATTTTAGGGGAAGAACCTTTTGAAGTAATTGAAACACTAGCTCACGATGGTATGAATACTCCAAAAGAAAAAACATTAGGTGGAATAATATTTTGGAATGAGATTGCGAAAAAAGGAAGGTTTCGAGTACAACACAATGTGGTTAGTAAGCATTTTCGTGTTTTAGATGATAGTGATTATCATTGGTATAGCACGTTTGAAGAAAAAGAAGAAGTCATGAATCGTTTTCACGAATTAACTAATGAGTAA
- a CDS encoding helix-turn-helix transcriptional regulator — MRNRVKELRVEHRMTQQELADKVSVSSRTIISLEKQKYNPSLVLAYKVASVFNLSIEETFIFDEDDK; from the coding sequence ATGAGAAATAGAGTAAAAGAATTACGAGTGGAACATAGAATGACGCAACAAGAGTTAGCTGATAAAGTAAGTGTATCTTCAAGAACAATCATCTCATTAGAAAAACAAAAATATAATCCATCTTTAGTACTTGCATATAAAGTGGCTTCAGTTTTTAATCTATCAATTGAAGAAACATTTATTTTTGATGAGGATGACAAATAA
- a CDS encoding metal-dependent hydrolase, which yields MTGKTHILGGITASLAYAQFTNHDPIIMLGAGVIGALLPDICHSGSKVGRKLPLLSKLINMVFGHRTFTHSLLFLVIVATLLNSFVPNEALKAGFLAGMVSHYVLDMATKNGIKLLYPLSMTVRFPLTTRTGGAVENIVFSILALLSFYFGYEAFSFYL from the coding sequence ATGACAGGGAAGACACACATCTTAGGCGGTATTACTGCAAGTCTTGCCTATGCACAATTTACAAATCATGATCCGATTATCATGCTTGGGGCAGGGGTGATTGGCGCTTTGCTTCCTGATATTTGCCATAGTGGCAGTAAAGTTGGAAGGAAATTACCTCTGTTATCGAAACTGATTAATATGGTATTTGGACATCGTACATTTACGCACAGTTTATTGTTCCTAGTGATTGTTGCCACTTTATTGAATTCATTCGTTCCTAATGAAGCCTTGAAGGCAGGTTTTTTGGCTGGAATGGTAAGTCATTACGTATTAGATATGGCGACTAAAAACGGCATTAAACTGCTTTACCCATTGAGCATGACAGTTCGCTTTCCATTGACGACAAGAACTGGTGGCGCGGTAGAAAACATTGTGTTCAGTATTTTAGCGCTTTTATCATTCTATTTCGGCTATGAAGCGTTCAGTTTTTATCTTTAA
- a CDS encoding YitT family protein, giving the protein MAIQKFKKTVLFEYIQIIFGAALVGLAFNIFLLPSRLAAGGVSGISTILYELFQFNPAYVQWLINIPLLILGVLLVGKEFSMKTLVGTFFVPFVIWLTTDIKLAVDNPLLSAIYGGIMLGVGLGIVYRANGSTGGTALIAQLVKKYTGFSSGFSQLLVDGLVVVTSAFVFNFELALYAMIAIYVTSKVIDFVQLQTSPTKLVLIITDKEEQVQKIIKNDINRGLTKIKTIGGYTNQEKTMILCVVEQSEAVYFKKLLQTKEPTSFVIFLNASEILGRGFSRAQYDEENIK; this is encoded by the coding sequence ATGGCAATACAAAAATTTAAAAAAACGGTCTTATTTGAATATATTCAAATCATATTTGGAGCTGCACTCGTCGGTTTAGCTTTCAATATTTTCCTGTTACCGTCTAGGCTAGCTGCAGGCGGAGTTTCTGGAATTAGTACGATACTCTATGAACTTTTCCAATTCAATCCGGCTTACGTACAGTGGCTCATTAATATTCCGCTATTAATACTTGGGGTCTTGCTAGTCGGCAAGGAATTCAGTATGAAAACGCTTGTTGGGACATTTTTTGTTCCATTCGTGATCTGGCTAACTACCGATATAAAGCTTGCAGTAGATAATCCACTATTAAGCGCGATTTACGGTGGGATTATGCTTGGTGTAGGTCTTGGAATTGTGTACAGAGCTAACGGCTCGACTGGTGGTACGGCTTTAATCGCTCAATTGGTTAAGAAATATACTGGCTTTTCGAGTGGTTTTTCACAGTTGCTAGTAGATGGACTCGTTGTCGTTACATCGGCGTTTGTATTCAACTTTGAACTTGCACTTTACGCAATGATAGCAATTTACGTTACGAGTAAGGTGATAGATTTTGTCCAGTTGCAAACGTCGCCGACCAAATTGGTACTCATCATTACTGATAAAGAAGAGCAAGTTCAAAAAATTATTAAAAATGATATTAATCGCGGATTAACGAAAATAAAAACAATTGGTGGGTATACCAATCAAGAGAAAACTATGATCCTATGTGTCGTCGAACAATCGGAGGCTGTTTACTTTAAGAAGCTTCTTCAAACAAAAGAACCAACTTCGTTTGTCATCTTCTTGAATGCTTCTGAAATACTTGGCCGAGGGTTTTCTAGAGCGCAATATGATGAAGAGAATATAAAATAA
- a CDS encoding GNAT family N-acetyltransferase, with product MTYKVEQVEDLKAIDISHLVKESETEGYRFLTRLVNDYADGTNTFNKPGEALLSVQNENGEIVAIGGVNQSPFSEDTQVARLRRFYVLDDARRQGVGSLLLKEIVDHSRNAFKEVTVRTESSKADAFYRANGFELDDSASETTHLMKLQ from the coding sequence ATGACGTACAAAGTGGAGCAAGTTGAGGATTTAAAGGCAATTGATATCTCTCATTTAGTGAAAGAAAGCGAAACGGAAGGGTACCGATTTTTAACACGACTAGTCAATGATTATGCGGATGGAACGAACACATTCAACAAACCTGGTGAAGCGCTGTTATCCGTTCAAAATGAAAACGGTGAGATAGTAGCAATCGGCGGAGTAAATCAATCACCTTTTTCTGAAGATACACAAGTTGCACGTTTGCGGAGGTTTTATGTTTTAGATGATGCAAGGCGGCAGGGTGTAGGATCCCTTTTATTAAAAGAAATTGTTGACCATTCACGTAATGCATTCAAAGAAGTAACAGTGAGGACTGAATCTTCAAAAGCAGATGCTTTTTATAGGGCCAACGGATTTGAATTGGATGACTCTGCTTCTGAGACGACTCATTTGATGAAGTTGCAATAG
- a CDS encoding NUDIX hydrolase, whose protein sequence is MEKWKTIKSEYHYKTPFGNLRKDKCQLPNGAIIDDYFVHEYEDWVNAVVLTKDKQVVFVEQYRHPGQGFYVEIPAGKIEEGESHEEGILRELREETGYISMTKPIKLGEFMVNPATQTNKVVTFLILDAYKEYDQELDETEEIEVKLIPLDAIEEMIRSQQITQLFSVSAYYWAKDLLNNSFALPSEKR, encoded by the coding sequence TTGGAGAAATGGAAAACGATTAAGTCGGAGTATCACTACAAAACACCTTTTGGGAACTTAAGGAAAGATAAGTGTCAGCTTCCAAACGGGGCAATCATTGATGATTATTTTGTCCATGAGTATGAGGATTGGGTAAATGCAGTTGTACTCACCAAAGATAAACAGGTCGTATTCGTAGAACAATACCGTCATCCTGGTCAAGGATTTTATGTGGAAATTCCTGCTGGGAAAATTGAAGAAGGAGAGTCGCATGAGGAGGGGATTTTAAGGGAGTTACGAGAAGAGACGGGTTATATTTCGATGACGAAACCTATTAAACTAGGCGAGTTTATGGTGAATCCAGCTACTCAAACAAATAAGGTTGTCACCTTTCTAATTTTGGATGCTTATAAAGAATATGATCAGGAATTAGATGAAACAGAAGAAATAGAAGTGAAACTTATTCCTTTAGATGCAATAGAGGAGATGATTCGCAGCCAACAAATAACTCAACTTTTTTCAGTTAGTGCCTATTACTGGGCCAAAGATTTGTTGAATAATTCATTTGCCTTGCCCTCAGAAAAGAGGTGA
- a CDS encoding short-chain dehydrogenase produces MKSNNHALIIGGTGMLAGVCLHLAREGYSVSVIARTLSKFKRLKVESPPNSIFPLIADYDTDDVYEEINKVILERGTFDLIISWTPNYSVLERICEMNDGDRPFRLFHVKGSRRYFEDESIRIPSLCRYRKVFLGFVMEDSDSRWLTHEEIASGVIKQILKDDEEGIIGQIHPYELRPK; encoded by the coding sequence ATGAAAAGTAACAATCATGCTCTAATCATTGGTGGGACGGGTATGCTTGCCGGAGTTTGTCTTCATCTTGCACGTGAAGGTTATTCTGTTTCTGTCATTGCGCGTACATTGTCGAAGTTTAAACGATTGAAAGTAGAAAGTCCGCCAAATTCTATATTTCCACTTATTGCTGATTATGATACAGATGATGTTTATGAAGAAATTAATAAAGTGATTCTAGAACGGGGTACGTTTGATCTTATTATTAGCTGGACGCCAAATTACAGTGTGCTTGAGCGTATTTGTGAGATGAATGATGGAGACAGACCGTTTCGTTTATTCCATGTGAAGGGAAGCCGACGATATTTCGAAGATGAGTCAATCCGGATTCCTAGCCTGTGTAGATACCGGAAAGTCTTTTTAGGATTTGTGATGGAAGATAGTGATTCACGCTGGCTTACACATGAAGAAATTGCGAGTGGAGTCATTAAACAAATCTTGAAAGATGATGAAGAGGGCATAATAGGTCAAATCCATCCCTATGAGCTACGGCCGAAATAG
- a CDS encoding DUF402 domain-containing protein: MSYEDRTICIADDGYYWMQHFPEGQHHSITTVFNSSGGLVQWYIDICNRIGYSTENGPWMDDLYLDLIVLPTGKIIEKDIDELEIALKNKEISTSEYELAWTEFDRLKLLLADGCMKLEEMTRPHFDLLSRSFVNIERSD; the protein is encoded by the coding sequence ATGTCATATGAAGACAGGACTATTTGCATCGCGGATGACGGATATTACTGGATGCAACATTTCCCAGAAGGGCAGCACCATTCAATTACGACGGTGTTCAATTCATCAGGTGGACTTGTGCAATGGTATATCGATATATGTAATAGGATTGGTTATTCTACGGAGAATGGCCCGTGGATGGATGATTTATATTTAGATCTTATTGTATTACCAACCGGGAAAATCATTGAAAAGGATATTGATGAGTTGGAAATCGCCTTGAAAAACAAAGAAATTTCTACTAGTGAGTATGAATTAGCTTGGACTGAATTTGACAGACTTAAATTATTACTGGCGGATGGTTGTATGAAATTAGAGGAAATGACGAGACCCCATTTTGATTTGTTGTCCCGGTCTTTTGTTAACATTGAAAGGAGTGATTGA
- a CDS encoding N-acetyltransferase family protein → MIEILIRKAEVEDAEGIAKVHVDSWRTTYKGIVPETFLENLSYEQRELTWKRGIKENNVYIAEDENGQVIGFSTGGKERTGKYEAYTGELYAIYILKEYQGKGIGQLLVQTVVEDLKVKNLNSMLIWAIEENPACRFYEMLGGKKMDTEEIEIAGKKLSEVAYGWGDITNY, encoded by the coding sequence GTGATTGAGATATTAATTCGAAAAGCAGAGGTAGAAGATGCAGAAGGAATTGCAAAAGTCCACGTGGATAGTTGGAGGACGACATACAAAGGAATTGTGCCGGAAACTTTTTTAGAAAACCTTTCCTACGAGCAGCGCGAACTGACTTGGAAAAGGGGGATAAAAGAGAATAACGTATACATAGCAGAAGATGAGAATGGTCAAGTCATAGGATTTTCTACAGGAGGAAAAGAACGCACCGGGAAATACGAGGCGTATACAGGGGAATTATATGCGATTTATATCTTGAAAGAGTACCAAGGAAAAGGGATTGGTCAATTACTCGTCCAGACTGTTGTGGAGGATTTAAAAGTTAAGAATTTGAACTCGATGCTTATATGGGCCATAGAAGAAAACCCAGCTTGCCGTTTCTATGAAATGTTAGGTGGAAAGAAGATGGACACTGAAGAAATCGAAATTGCTGGCAAGAAGTTGAGTGAAGTTGCATATGGATGGGGAGATATAACTAATTATTAA
- a CDS encoding alpha/beta fold hydrolase, whose protein sequence is MRKMKRIFKIIILSIIILFVVIISGSWFYHSTVMKKEIASTPAPGVLVDVNGHQMHVYAEGDGEQTIVFLSGAGTSAPTLDFKPLWSELSPKYTIAVVEKAGYGWSDTADVSREIDDILEESRTALRLADVQPPYVLVAHSMSGLEAIRWAQKYPEEVLAIIGLDPAIPVVYEVMPLPSLPTKLAATVFARTGLIRLVPSIVNSSAAIESGYLSEEDMTTYRSLFYRRTLTSNMLEETKQVQANAEKVGQAEMPIEVPMYFFISDGKEIGITNLREMLSNYSGQLDRGQFLYLDVGHYVHAWEPEIIANEIDTFLMR, encoded by the coding sequence ATGCGGAAGATGAAAAGGATTTTCAAGATAATTATTCTTTCAATTATCATTCTTTTTGTTGTCATCATTTCGGGCTCTTGGTTTTATCATTCGACTGTTATGAAAAAAGAAATTGCCTCAACTCCAGCGCCAGGAGTACTAGTTGACGTAAATGGTCATCAAATGCATGTTTACGCAGAAGGAGACGGAGAACAAACGATTGTATTCCTTTCGGGTGCTGGAACTAGTGCGCCAACGTTGGATTTTAAGCCACTTTGGTCTGAACTATCTCCTAAGTATACAATTGCGGTCGTGGAAAAAGCAGGATATGGTTGGAGCGATACAGCGGATGTATCAAGAGAGATTGACGACATTCTTGAGGAAAGCCGAACAGCACTTAGACTTGCAGATGTTCAGCCGCCATACGTTTTGGTTGCTCATTCAATGTCAGGATTGGAAGCCATCCGCTGGGCCCAAAAATATCCGGAAGAAGTGCTGGCGATTATCGGCCTTGACCCCGCAATTCCGGTAGTTTATGAAGTAATGCCGCTTCCATCTTTACCGACAAAACTAGCAGCTACAGTTTTTGCTCGCACAGGACTAATCAGATTGGTCCCTTCCATAGTAAATAGTTCTGCAGCGATTGAATCGGGTTATTTATCAGAGGAAGATATGACGACATATCGTTCGCTTTTTTATCGAAGGACGCTCACTTCCAATATGCTCGAAGAAACGAAACAAGTCCAGGCGAATGCTGAAAAAGTCGGGCAAGCTGAGATGCCAATCGAAGTTCCAATGTATTTCTTCATCTCAGACGGAAAAGAAATCGGGATAACGAATTTGAGAGAGATGCTCTCTAATTATAGTGGTCAACTTGACCGTGGTCAGTTTTTATATTTGGATGTCGGACATTATGTCCATGCTTGGGAACCTGAAATTATTGCGAATGAAATTGATACATTTCTCATGCGTTAA
- a CDS encoding DUF2087 domain-containing protein, producing MLGERFTITDVEREKVLGNYFKLGLQGPLDVFPSKEKRRYIIAQEIIKHFVVDKTYVEKEINDLLATIYPDFATVRRFLIDYRFMNRSDDGKHYWIEDRTHANT from the coding sequence ATGTTGGGTGAACGATTTACAATCACAGATGTAGAAAGAGAAAAAGTATTAGGCAATTACTTTAAACTAGGTTTACAAGGACCGCTAGACGTATTTCCGAGTAAAGAAAAAAGGAGGTATATTATTGCCCAAGAAATAATTAAGCATTTTGTAGTGGATAAAACATATGTAGAAAAAGAGATAAATGACTTATTAGCAACGATTTATCCTGACTTCGCGACGGTTAGACGTTTTCTGATAGATTATCGTTTCATGAATCGAAGTGATGACGGCAAGCATTACTGGATTGAAGACAGAACACATGCAAATACATAG
- a CDS encoding N-acetyltransferase, which produces MTTIITINPPSDIRNLAVFLREMNKDSSSHVGYLGEVEEEVYQTLLHNFSDLDLSQSFAVAYEDGCIVGAMGLDIDKDDFSAEVWGPFMSYKVNDPYVIDELLAAVISYSSIQLKHINFFLNKKNTRGKEFVLKHGGVEQGHHAILLAHRDELGEVNVDGIEKYSPQYEQTFSALHEAAFPSTYYSAQEIISRQNEMNQLFIMTNGDQFIKGYVYIEAQPQHEEGSIEYIAVSTQNRKQGVGTKLIKAALVNLFSFNEIEKISLCVEKENESALNLYQAAGFKMKHELIHFKITFNGREEIVHDNQ; this is translated from the coding sequence ATGACGACTATCATCACAATTAATCCACCAAGTGACATAAGAAATCTCGCAGTTTTTTTAAGGGAAATGAATAAAGATTCAAGTAGCCACGTCGGTTATCTTGGAGAAGTCGAAGAGGAAGTTTATCAAACCCTTCTTCATAACTTCTCGGATTTAGATTTGTCGCAGTCATTTGCAGTTGCCTATGAAGATGGATGTATTGTCGGCGCCATGGGGTTAGATATTGATAAAGATGACTTTAGTGCGGAAGTATGGGGACCTTTTATGAGCTATAAAGTAAATGATCCATATGTTATTGACGAGCTTTTAGCAGCAGTGATCTCCTATTCTTCAATTCAGCTAAAACATATAAACTTTTTTCTGAATAAGAAAAATACGCGTGGAAAAGAATTTGTCTTGAAACACGGGGGAGTTGAACAAGGGCATCATGCAATTTTACTAGCTCACCGTGATGAACTTGGGGAAGTTAATGTTGATGGAATAGAAAAATATAGCCCACAGTATGAACAAACTTTTTCTGCTCTTCATGAAGCTGCATTTCCTAGTACGTATTATAGCGCGCAAGAAATTATTAGTCGTCAGAATGAAATGAATCAGTTATTCATAATGACAAATGGGGACCAGTTCATTAAGGGATATGTCTATATAGAGGCTCAACCACAACATGAGGAGGGCTCGATTGAATATATTGCTGTTTCAACTCAAAATAGAAAACAGGGTGTTGGTACAAAGTTGATAAAAGCCGCATTAGTTAATCTTTTCTCGTTTAATGAAATAGAAAAAATTTCGTTATGTGTGGAAAAAGAAAATGAGAGTGCCCTTAACCTTTATCAAGCTGCCGGATTCAAAATGAAGCATGAACTCATACATTTCAAAATCACATTCAATGGGCGTGAGGAAATAGTTCATGATAATCAATAA
- a CDS encoding nucleotidyltransferase family protein produces the protein MIINNEEDIISSIGEDKWMMGLLKCAQSLNLPDWWICAGFVRSKIWDVQHGFDERTTIPDIDVIYYDRINIEKSVEKEYEEALKRLLPTIPWSVKNQARMHSINKISPYSSSVDAISKFPETATALGVKLDGRDNVILTAPHGIDDVVNFIVKPTPYFCEQKEQMKIYKERIRKKNWQVLWNKIEIISAQRN, from the coding sequence ATGATAATCAATAATGAAGAAGATATTATTTCATCGATTGGTGAAGACAAATGGATGATGGGACTATTGAAATGCGCTCAATCACTGAATTTACCCGATTGGTGGATCTGCGCTGGATTTGTTCGCTCTAAAATTTGGGACGTACAACACGGTTTCGATGAAAGGACGACGATTCCAGATATTGATGTAATCTATTATGATCGAATAAATATAGAAAAGAGTGTGGAAAAGGAATACGAGGAAGCATTGAAAAGGCTTCTGCCTACTATCCCTTGGTCAGTCAAGAATCAGGCAAGGATGCATAGTATAAATAAAATCTCACCCTATTCTTCATCCGTAGATGCTATTTCAAAGTTTCCTGAAACAGCAACGGCTTTAGGGGTGAAATTGGATGGCAGAGATAATGTCATATTAACAGCGCCTCACGGTATAGATGACGTTGTAAATTTTATAGTAAAGCCGACCCCTTATTTTTGTGAGCAGAAAGAGCAGATGAAGATCTATAAAGAAAGAATTAGGAAAAAGAATTGGCAAGTTCTATGGAATAAGATTGAGATTATAAGTGCGCAACGTAATTAG
- the dnaN gene encoding DNA polymerase III subunit beta, with the protein MEFTVSKSSFTTAVSDINKIISSKSVIPILSGIKIEANESGIKLTGSNSDIFIERTIPLLISGEKVVAIKEFGSVVVLSKYLNEIVKKLPNDICIKLALDDSITIKSGDIETKLNGFNANDYPKLPEMNRNNKIEIPFGKLTEALKQTAFAVSKSEAKPVLTGVKMEFEENKLICTATDSHRLARREVEIESAITESFVVPSTSLSELTHLKEADSSIVGISYTDHFIMFGTANSSLYSRLIEGVYPNTKSLVPTESKASITMNNQALIDGIDRACVFSTEWKHNNVQLEIVDDTTIKISSNSTEVGMIEELQKIIHIHGQYDIQMSFDGRFVLDALKRIHEENVTIRFDGMMKPIVIQPLNDSTCLHLISPVRSY; encoded by the coding sequence ATGGAATTTACAGTAAGCAAAAGTTCATTTACGACTGCGGTTTCTGATATAAATAAAATTATTTCATCAAAAAGCGTTATTCCAATACTCTCGGGAATAAAAATAGAAGCCAACGAGAGCGGTATTAAGCTAACAGGTAGCAATTCAGATATTTTCATTGAAAGGACAATCCCATTACTAATTAGTGGAGAAAAGGTTGTGGCAATCAAAGAATTTGGAAGTGTAGTTGTCTTATCAAAATATTTAAATGAGATTGTGAAAAAATTACCCAATGATATTTGTATTAAATTAGCACTCGATGATTCGATAACAATAAAATCTGGGGATATTGAAACGAAATTAAACGGATTTAATGCGAATGACTATCCAAAACTTCCGGAGATGAATCGCAATAATAAAATTGAAATACCGTTTGGAAAATTAACGGAGGCTTTAAAGCAAACTGCATTTGCTGTTTCAAAAAGCGAGGCCAAACCGGTACTAACCGGAGTGAAGATGGAGTTTGAAGAAAATAAGCTTATTTGTACTGCAACAGATTCACATAGATTAGCACGTAGAGAAGTGGAAATTGAATCTGCAATTACAGAATCATTTGTTGTTCCGAGTACAAGTTTGTCAGAACTGACACACCTTAAAGAGGCAGATTCCTCAATTGTAGGAATCTCTTATACGGATCATTTCATTATGTTCGGGACTGCAAACAGTTCACTTTATTCAAGGTTAATCGAAGGTGTATATCCTAACACTAAATCTTTGGTCCCAACAGAATCAAAGGCATCGATAACCATGAACAACCAAGCACTAATAGATGGAATTGATCGGGCTTGTGTATTTTCGACCGAATGGAAACATAATAACGTCCAATTGGAGATTGTGGACGATACTACTATCAAGATATCTTCAAATTCCACAGAAGTCGGGATGATTGAAGAGCTTCAAAAAATTATACATATTCACGGACAGTACGACATCCAAATGTCATTCGATGGTCGCTTTGTACTTGATGCTTTAAAAAGGATACATGAAGAAAATGTTACGATACGTTTTGATGGCATGATGAAGCCGATTGTCATTCAACCACTAAATGATTCAACTTGCCTTCATCTAATTTCGCCAGTACGGTCTTATTAA
- a CDS encoding ASCH domain-containing protein has translation MNQAAQTYWDEFWNGGNTPTSVSAWMFGGLPNELAQLVIDGKKTATCSGHVIYGLENEPFPTTEDYSIILNKDEQPVAIIKTVEVSYVPLNKVTEDFAISEGEGTYEDWRAIHERFFTDELQNHGLVFSEDMLLVCERFTLIDIKDK, from the coding sequence ATGAATCAAGCAGCACAAACCTATTGGGATGAGTTTTGGAATGGCGGCAATACCCCTACTTCTGTCAGCGCGTGGATGTTTGGTGGTTTGCCAAATGAGTTAGCACAGCTTGTAATTGATGGGAAAAAGACAGCGACATGTTCAGGACATGTTATATATGGGTTGGAAAATGAGCCATTTCCGACGACAGAAGATTACAGCATTATTTTAAATAAGGACGAACAGCCGGTTGCCATTATTAAGACGGTTGAAGTATCGTACGTACCGTTGAATAAAGTGACGGAGGATTTTGCGATTTCCGAAGGGGAAGGCACTTATGAAGATTGGAGAGCGATTCATGAGAGATTCTTCACAGATGAATTACAGAATCATGGACTTGTGTTTTCTGAGGATATGCTTCTTGTTTGTGAACGATTTACGCTGATTGACATAAAGGATAAGTAA
- a CDS encoding DUF2785 domain-containing protein: MLIATLESYLEDRMPKLTKEIRQEMLTQIGNPDSYLRDELIYRSFGKMIVSNQLNSEEIQALLEVVLQEDYLFYGIGESGTDSVFTRSFSALVIAAVIEYDIEKQVVDPDLVLYTVDRVIRYMMEEKDARGFIHGNGWAHAIAHGADALDALSKHPLLKKEDSNQILHAVQHSLLRQVDYLDEEEERLATIIVSLIKYQDNEQAIRVWIEELARMVETQMDENKGSLDAYHVQRTVKNFLKSVYVILSAKDIGKKVNSDVFGVLKKWMWFYLN, translated from the coding sequence ATGTTGATAGCAACTTTAGAAAGTTATCTTGAAGATAGAATGCCGAAACTAACGAAAGAAATTAGGCAAGAGATGTTGACACAAATCGGAAATCCAGATAGTTATTTGCGTGACGAGTTAATCTATCGAAGCTTTGGAAAAATGATTGTTTCCAATCAATTAAATTCAGAAGAAATACAGGCTCTACTTGAAGTGGTGTTACAGGAAGACTATTTATTTTACGGAATTGGTGAGTCTGGAACGGATTCAGTTTTCACACGTTCTTTCTCGGCGCTGGTTATCGCGGCGGTTATTGAATATGACATCGAGAAACAAGTAGTGGATCCAGATCTTGTTCTGTATACAGTGGACAGGGTTATACGCTATATGATGGAAGAAAAAGACGCACGCGGTTTTATTCATGGAAATGGGTGGGCGCATGCTATTGCACATGGTGCTGATGCTTTGGACGCCTTGTCGAAACATCCTCTACTAAAAAAAGAGGATAGTAATCAAATTCTGCATGCAGTTCAACATTCCTTGCTCAGGCAAGTGGATTATTTGGATGAAGAGGAAGAACGGTTAGCTACAATAATAGTTTCATTAATAAAGTATCAAGATAATGAACAGGCTATACGAGTATGGATTGAAGAATTGGCCAGAATGGTCGAAACTCAAATGGATGAAAATAAAGGATCCCTTGACGCATATCATGTTCAAAGAACAGTAAAGAACTTTTTGAAATCAGTTTATGTAATTTTGAGTGCGAAGGATATAGGAAAGAAAGTAAATAGCGACGTTTTTGGAGTTCTCAAAAAGTGGATGTGGTTTTATCTGAATTAG